A single genomic interval of Stieleria maiorica harbors:
- a CDS encoding choice-of-anchor M domain-containing protein has translation MNRFIITSARICLVGVVFAFAGNAAADVVEYSAGHSDIGLAYEDGELHLHYHFGSDAILDGNPTGVVGGVEYDPSEAVVRVTNDALYAGGAPGPISFLGLDTGDPVWILPQSNAGGLPFLGIATEELDAPFNSASFEMTGFSGPGQFALWQGGFTPSVFMQTNDGVIGGPSDTLSIAGVGSHDHYNWGFTEEGVYDIQLTATAFNSSLPGGFATDTGTFRFVVGNVTAIPEPSSFAAIALAATGFLVRRRRA, from the coding sequence ATGAATCGTTTCATCATCACATCGGCACGCATTTGCTTGGTTGGAGTGGTTTTTGCATTCGCGGGAAACGCAGCGGCGGACGTCGTGGAGTATTCGGCCGGACATTCCGATATCGGACTCGCGTATGAGGACGGGGAGCTTCACCTGCACTATCACTTTGGCAGCGACGCGATCCTGGACGGCAATCCAACGGGTGTCGTCGGGGGCGTTGAATATGATCCGAGTGAGGCGGTGGTGCGGGTTACCAATGACGCGTTGTACGCCGGCGGCGCTCCCGGTCCGATCTCCTTTCTCGGGTTGGACACCGGTGATCCGGTCTGGATCTTGCCACAAAGCAACGCCGGTGGGCTGCCGTTTCTCGGGATCGCGACCGAGGAGCTTGACGCACCGTTTAATTCGGCGAGCTTCGAAATGACTGGCTTTTCCGGCCCCGGCCAGTTTGCCTTGTGGCAGGGCGGATTTACACCGTCTGTATTTATGCAAACCAACGACGGGGTCATCGGTGGCCCCAGCGATACGTTGTCGATCGCAGGTGTCGGAAGTCACGACCACTACAACTGGGGCTTCACGGAAGAAGGTGTCTATGACATCCAACTCACTGCAACCGCGTTCAACAGTAGCTTGCCCGGCGGATTTGCGACCGACACGGGAACGTTCAGGTTTGTGGTCGGAAACGTGACCGCCATTCCAGAACCGAGCAGCTTTGCGGCAATCGCATTGGCCGCGACCGGCTTTCTCGTGAGGCGTCGTCGAGCCTAA
- a CDS encoding ArsR/SmtB family transcription factor translates to MLSSRAKPKPTDDDSPSCRDVDHEHLPVGVNDSACERAAAIFRALGDPQRLRLLIMLEARSCCVSELARALDEPLPAISQRLRVLKSERVVRSRREGKHVYYSLADGHISRLVTNGVMHAMEDV, encoded by the coding sequence ATGTTGAGTTCGCGAGCCAAACCCAAACCGACGGACGATGATTCGCCGAGTTGCCGAGACGTGGACCACGAGCACCTTCCGGTGGGGGTGAACGACTCTGCCTGTGAGCGTGCGGCGGCGATTTTCCGCGCCCTCGGTGATCCGCAACGGCTACGGTTGCTGATCATGTTGGAGGCCCGGTCGTGTTGCGTCTCGGAACTCGCCCGCGCTCTGGACGAACCGTTGCCCGCGATTTCACAGCGTTTGCGTGTGCTCAAAAGCGAACGGGTCGTCCGATCCCGACGCGAGGGCAAGCACGTTTATTACAGCCTGGCCGACGGGCACATTTCGCGATTGGTGACCAACGGGGTCATGCACGCGATGGAAGACGTTTGA
- a CDS encoding Fur family transcriptional regulator — protein MKRQSSSTDSTKDVIRAVGLRATPARLATLQMLREAVSPMTHAEVAERLAENGVDKATAFRNLNDMTDAGLLRRTELGDHVYRFEEIRPGEDSDAHPHFLCTVCGTVSCLDNVKLTASSQRASQEVGEVTEILLRGRCNDCK, from the coding sequence ATGAAACGACAATCAAGCTCCACCGATTCCACGAAAGACGTGATCCGCGCGGTCGGATTGCGTGCCACTCCGGCGCGACTCGCCACGCTGCAGATGTTGCGCGAGGCGGTCTCGCCGATGACGCATGCGGAAGTCGCCGAGCGATTGGCCGAAAACGGCGTCGATAAAGCGACGGCATTTCGCAACCTGAACGACATGACCGACGCGGGATTGCTTCGCCGCACCGAACTCGGTGATCACGTCTATCGCTTCGAAGAGATTCGCCCCGGCGAAGACTCCGACGCACACCCGCACTTCCTGTGCACCGTCTGCGGGACGGTTTCCTGCTTGGACAACGTCAAATTGACCGCGAGCAGCCAGCGTGCCAGCCAAGAGGTGGGCGAAGTCACCGAGATCCTTCTCCGCGGTCGATGCAACGACTGCAAGTAG